In Humulus lupulus chromosome 6, drHumLupu1.1, whole genome shotgun sequence, a single genomic region encodes these proteins:
- the LOC133783821 gene encoding uncharacterized protein LOC133783821: MEDQHLCRRNHILLLKDSEINNEKKNCELCHGFLTEAPYYVCDSCEYYVHKSCEELPKQINKYPLHPRHPLSLTTRDARCNCCGQASEKRLVFSCVGCDFDLDVECFKMSNSITACPEGQHCIQHSSHPHLLLLVETTNAIHEDEDIDVRCFACQSKSSPSESLDGGVYYGCNRCKYFLHKQCIDQLPQEIQTSHHPNHNRLFLLMKRQRYCKCNTCGSTDESALYFECSQCDFRLCLECGVRRTRIIKHKDHPHLLCFVEKINNAVEQCNVYDTCLKQSIMCNTKEFHKTNSFKFLCLDCDFKLHLLCGPLPSIIKHDSHMHSLDLVDSFIEDNSGEYCCDVCEDERNPRIRVYCCQKCKYIAHVHCVISEVINVLKGDLRDVKLKVLGEDLWEFPKEIDHAVSPLTLRDLIHKLTDRELGWLKYRFNWDEENEGEEVSKTTTEDDNIDEVLKFSNLTEADFMSFILEEFESTFWKRKLRIKYSDLALTLVDIKGYSIPLHLASAMNNLLHKYGDISTKYECSQQLKSMGFFFVCKVMKEMHTTLVIDITKHLLQQWHHYLYFVKYWAGFQVDFLKSSLRKITRDFYYQQLSKVVDKEFPMKIEKKKAELQKKMAEMIAGYDVGLVKCKNLRESSTTEEHLKEGLERAMNVKWKVASQVGRSSLLHLQ, translated from the exons AAGTCATGTGAAGAACTACCAAAGCAGATCAACAAATACCCTTTACATCCTCGCCACCCTCTTTCTCTTACAACACGAGATGCCAGATGCAATTGTTGTGGTCAAGCCTCAGAAAAGAGGCTCGTGTTCAGTTGTGTTGGCTGTGATTTTGACTTGGATGTTGAATGCTTTAAAATGTCAAACTCCATAACAGCATGCCCGGAAGGCCAACATTGCATTCAACATTCAAGCCATCCCCACTTGCTACTACTTGTTGAGACAACAAATGCAATTCATGAAGATGAAGATATTGATGTTAGATGTTTTGCATGTCAATCCAAGAGCTCACCATCAGAATCATTAGATGGTGGAGTTTATTATGGCTGCAATAGATGTAAGTACTTTCTTCATAAACAATGCATTGACCAATTACCACAAGAAATCCAAACCTCTCACCATCCTAATCACAATCGTCTCTTCCTTCTTATGAAAAGACAAAGGTATTGTAAATGTAACACTTGTGGAAGTACAGACGAATCTGCCTTATATTTCGAATGTTCTCAATGTGATTTTCGGTTGTGTTTAGAATGTGGAGTGAGACGAACACGAATCATTAAGCATAAAGATCATCCACATCTTCTTTGCTTTGTGGAGAAAATAAACAATGCAGTTGAACAATGCAACGTCTACGACACCTGTTTGAAGCAATCAATCATGTGCAATACTAAGGAATTCCATAAAACAAATTCCTTCAAATTTCTTTGTTTGGATTGTGATTTCAAACTTCATTTATTATGTGGTCCATTGCCTTCTATCATAAAACATGACAGTCATATGCACTCCTTAGATCTTGTTGATTCATTCATTGAGGATAACTCTGGTGAATATTGCTGCGATGTTTGTGAAGATGAAAGAAATCCACGAATACGTGTTTACTGTTGTCAAAAGTGCAAATATATCGCTCACGTACACTGTGTTATCTCTGAG gttATAAATGTATTAAAAGGAGACCTTAGAGATGTGAAACTGAAAGTGTTGGGAGAAGATCTTTGGGAATTTCCTAAAGAGATTGATCATGCTGTGTCTCCTTTGACCTTAAGGGATTTGATACATAAATTAACTGATCGTGAGCTAGGCTGGTTGAAGTATCGTTTTAACTGGGATGAGGAAAATGAGGGAGAAGAAGTGAGTAAAACGACTACTGAAGATGATAACATTGATGAGGTTCTAAAATTTTCTAATTTAACAGAAGCTGATTTCATGTCATTTATCTTGGAAGAGTTTGAGTCCACCTTTTGGAAAAGGAAGTTGAGAATAAAATATAGTGATCTAGCGTTGACACTTGTTGATATTAAAGGTTATTCCATACCTTTACATTTGGCATCTGCTATGAATAATTTGCTTCACAAATACGGAGATATTAGTACAAAGTATGAATGTTCCCAACAATTGAAGAGCATGGGGTTTTTCTTTGTATGTAAAGTGATGAAAGAGATGCATACCACTTTGGTGATAGACATCACTAAACATCTTCTTCAACAATGGCATCACTACTTATACTTTGTAAAATATTGGGCTGGCTTCCAGGTGGATTTTCTGAAGTCATCTCTAAGGAAGATCACAAGAGATTTCTACTATCAACAGTTGAGTAAAGTAGTTGACAAGGAATTCCCAATGAAAATAGAAAAGAAGAAGGCTGAGCTGCAGAAGAAGATGGCTGAAATGATTGCAGGGTACGATGTTGGACTGGTGAAGTGCAAGAATCTCCGTGAGTCTTCTACAACAGAGGAACACCTGAAGGAGGGCTTGGAAAGGGCAATGAATGTCAAGTGGAAGGTGGCAAGCCAAGTTGGACGATCATCATTATTACatctacaataa